A single region of the Lysinibacillus sp. B2A1 genome encodes:
- a CDS encoding zinc transporter family protein, whose amino-acid sequence MSAMVLGGFLFFSISIGGAIAWVFSKLFQHTSQGLSLLCGGFLVGLLVLDIVPSSFHLYQTFGLILGIFIGYFIFQILDTIFHTSHSQNPSVTLLAIAMIIHTIPISLTVGNLLGNAALSISITASIILHHLPEGFALSTALLSQGERLWRLFLYFIVFSIFFSIFIWIGQYWDLSEKAQGVLMGISIGLIATTSISEFILHHIRSVTLKSLIIYVGLGYLLSYVFHTLVE is encoded by the coding sequence TTGAGTGCAATGGTGCTTGGTGGTTTTCTTTTTTTCAGTATTAGCATAGGAGGAGCGATTGCTTGGGTGTTCTCGAAGCTTTTTCAGCATACATCCCAAGGCTTATCATTATTATGTGGTGGATTTCTAGTTGGCTTACTAGTACTTGATATCGTTCCTTCTTCATTTCACCTATATCAAACATTTGGTTTAATCCTGGGCATTTTTATTGGTTATTTTATTTTTCAAATATTAGATACTATCTTTCATACTTCCCACTCTCAAAACCCTTCAGTCACCCTGCTAGCAATTGCTATGATTATTCACACCATTCCCATTAGTCTTACTGTGGGAAATTTACTAGGAAATGCGGCATTAAGTATTTCAATTACAGCATCTATTATTCTTCATCACCTACCAGAAGGCTTTGCACTTTCAACAGCTCTTTTATCCCAGGGAGAGCGACTATGGAGACTTTTTCTTTATTTCATCGTATTCTCTATTTTCTTTAGTATTTTCATATGGATTGGTCAATACTGGGATTTATCTGAAAAGGCACAGGGGGTATTAATGGGGATTTCCATTGGCTTAATTGCCACTACTAGTATATCTGAATTTATTTTGCATCATATTCGTTCTGTCACACTAAAGTCCTTGATCATCTATGTTGGTCTAGGTTATTTATTAAGTTATGTATTCCATACTTTAGTTGAATAA
- a CDS encoding S-layer homology domain-containing protein, with amino-acid sequence MKKTILAGALSIACFTGGFGLLVHAQDNSDVSSIIHPKQVVAATNQLQSMSYQDVYKLFLLSKVGLGDELTLVSTPNSITVKISLAAIMQSYTDGTNLYPEGEQAFKTEIEGFKKLFGDTIQMRITQSGNSFKAEVFAAGKWEALDTQGLNNMMMVFSRADVELKPGGYFTDTIGHWAESYIQLLYQADIIKGTSATTFNPNGQVTRGQLASMIFNAAGFDVNEDYESPATYSDLNGFWGAKEIAILEEYGLIDIFDGTKFEPNKPVTREEMAYVTASYLEAIEFDLTKVSKNNTFTDKNQMRKEAVEAIGILQQLHIIDGSNGKFNPKGNLTRAQFSKILSLTLLLAGEEE; translated from the coding sequence ATGAAAAAAACAATATTAGCTGGGGCTCTTAGTATTGCATGCTTTACAGGAGGTTTTGGCTTACTGGTACATGCGCAAGATAATAGTGATGTTAGTAGCATTATTCATCCTAAACAAGTAGTAGCCGCAACTAACCAACTGCAATCCATGTCCTATCAAGATGTTTACAAGCTGTTTTTGCTTTCGAAGGTGGGTTTAGGCGATGAGCTAACTTTAGTATCAACACCAAATAGTATTACGGTGAAGATTTCGTTAGCAGCTATCATGCAATCCTATACAGATGGAACAAACTTATATCCAGAAGGAGAACAGGCATTTAAGACAGAGATCGAAGGATTTAAAAAATTATTTGGTGACACTATACAAATGCGAATTACTCAATCTGGTAATAGCTTCAAAGCGGAAGTGTTTGCAGCTGGGAAATGGGAGGCATTGGACACACAAGGCTTAAATAATATGATGATGGTATTTAGTCGTGCAGATGTTGAATTAAAACCAGGTGGCTATTTCACAGATACAATCGGACATTGGGCTGAGAGTTATATCCAATTACTTTATCAAGCAGATATTATTAAAGGGACTTCTGCTACAACCTTTAATCCAAATGGACAGGTAACACGTGGACAATTAGCATCAATGATTTTCAATGCCGCAGGATTTGATGTTAATGAAGATTATGAGAGTCCAGCTACATATAGTGATTTGAATGGCTTCTGGGGTGCAAAGGAGATTGCGATTTTAGAGGAGTATGGATTAATTGATATTTTTGATGGAACTAAATTTGAGCCAAATAAACCTGTTACACGTGAGGAAATGGCCTATGTAACAGCTAGCTACCTAGAAGCAATTGAATTTGATTTAACCAAAGTGAGCAAGAATAATACCTTCACAGATAAGAATCAAATGCGTAAGGAAGCTGTGGAAGCAATCGGTATTTTACAGCAATTACACATAATCGATGGGTCAAATGGTAAATTTAATCCAAAGGGCAATCTTACACGTGCACAGTTTTCAAAAATTTTATCGCTGACATTATTGCTAGCAGGTGAAGAAGAATAG